One window of Amaranthus tricolor cultivar Red isolate AtriRed21 chromosome 13, ASM2621246v1, whole genome shotgun sequence genomic DNA carries:
- the LOC130798215 gene encoding uncharacterized mitochondrial protein AtMg00810-like, with protein MIKDEIQSLKNKLFNEFEIKDLEKLKYYLEIEVLRLARGIFICQKKYVLDHLAETGMLDSKPSETPMIVNHGLQIIEGGEAANREQYQKLVGKLIYLSHTRPDIVYALGIVSRFMYQP; from the coding sequence ATGATAAAAGATGAGATACAATcgttgaaaaataaattgttcAATGAATTTGAGATAAAGGATCTTGAAAAACTGAAATATTATCTGGAAATTGAGGTACTGAGATTAGCAAGGGGAATTTTCATATGCCAGAAGAAGTATGTACTAGACCATCTAGCTGAAACAGGGATGTTGGATAGCAAACCGTCTGAGACTCCAATGATAGTTAACCATGGGTTACAAATAATAGAAGGAGGGGAAGCAGCCAACCGAGAGCAATATCAGAAATTAGTAGGAAAGCTTATCTATTTATCCCACACACGACCAGATATTGTCTATGCACTTGGGATAGTTAGTAGATTTATGTATCAACCTTAG
- the LOC130798470 gene encoding probably inactive leucine-rich repeat receptor-like protein kinase At5g48380, giving the protein MLLGLICSITQQSQVMGLNHRFLTHFTGIYVAILVLLLMGGLINGDEDDVSCLRSIKESLQDPNKILNSTWNFGNTTQGFICSFTGIDCWAPNEYRVLNIRLSGMGLKGSFPLGISDCKSLQLLDLSSNDLDGVIPLNISSIIPYVTSLDLSSNRFSGELPVNLSKCSYLNILQLDHNRFSGPIPPQLVQLSRLKRLSVANNLLTGPIPNFNSTVDVDFSNNRGLCGSSLKSCAASGKSKTTVITAGAVAGVTVFLIAVVLAMFFLSRRVSLKKKDEDPEGNDWAKSIKGTKKIKVSMFADSIAKMRLSDLMKATDNFSKQNIINEGSMGTVYKAKLEDGSLYMVKRLQDSQRSEEEFLSEMAILGRVRHSDLAPLLGYCIAGKEKLLVYEYMPNGTLHDQLHKRDDCCLLDWPTRLRIAIGSARGLAWFHHNCNPRILHRKISSKCILLSTNFEPKISDFGLARLMNPVDTHLSTFVIEEFGDLGYVAPEYSRTLVATPKGDVYSFGVVLLELVTGERPTHVTKAPESFKGNLVDWITELSRSSNLKHAIDKSLLAKGVDHELVQFLKVAYNCISSNPKERPSMFEVYQLLRAIGERYHFSVDADIMLPTDGGDADDVRELMVAQDETRSDK; this is encoded by the exons ATGTTGTTAGGTCTGATTTGTAGTATTACACAACAATCTCAAGTTATGGGGTTGAATCATAGATTCTTGACTCATTTTACTGGAATTTATGTAGCTATTCTAGTATTATTACTAATGGGTGGTTTGATCAATGGGGATGAGGATGATGTATCATGCTTGAGGTCCATAAAAGAATCTTTGCAAGATCCTAATAAAATCTTAAACTCAACCTGGAATTTTGGTAATACTACACAAGGGTTCATTTGTTCATTCACTGGGATAGATTGTTGGGCTCCAAATGAGTATAGGGTGTTAAACATTCGACTATCGGGAATGGGATTGAAGGGCAGCTTCCCTCTTGGGATTTCTGATTGCAAATCTTTGCAGCTTTTAGACCTGTCTTCTAATGATCTTGATGGAGTGATTCCTTTGAATATCTCTTCCATTATACCGTATGTAACTTCACTTGATCTTTCCTCGAATAGGTTCTCGGGTGAGCTACCTGTGAACCTTTCCAAGTGTAGCTATCTCAATATCCTCCAACTTGATCATAACAGATTCTCAGGACCAATTCCACCCCAACTTGTCCAACTTTCCCGCCTCAAAAGATTGTCTGTTGCCAATAATCTCTTAACTGGCCCAATACCAAACTTCAATTCTactgttgatgttgatttttcgAATAATCGAGGGCTCTGTGGGTCTTCTCTGAAATCATGTGCAGCATCAGGAAAGTCTAAGACTACGGTAATTACTGCTGGTGCGGTAGCTGGGGTGACTGTTTTTCTCATTGCAGTTGTCTTAGCTATGTTTTTCTTGTCTCGAAGAGTGTCACTTAAGAAGAAAGATGAAGATCCGGAAGGAAACGATTGGGCAAAGAGTATTAAAGGGACCAAGAAAATCAAG GTATCCATGTTTGCGGATTCTATTGCAAAAATGCGTTTGAGTGATCTCATGAAGGCCACGGATAACTTCAGTAAGCAAAATATTATCAATGAAGGAAGTATGGGAACTGTATACAAGGCGAAACTTGAAGATGGTAGTCTGTACATGGTAAAGAGGTTGCAGGACAGTCAACGTTCTGAGGAAGAATTTTTGTCAGAAATGGCTATTCTTGGACGTGTTCGCCATTCGGATCTTGCTCCCCTCCTAGGTTACTGTATTGCTGGGAAGGAAAAGCTGTTGGTTTACGAGTACATGCCCAACGGTACACTTCATGATCAATTGCATAAGAGGGATGATTGTTGCTTACTTGATTGGCCGACACGGCTCAGAATAGCTATAGGTTCAGCTAGAGGCTTAGCGTGGTTTCACCATAATTGCAATCCTCGCATCCTTCACAGGAAGATAAGTTCCAAGTGCATCTTACTAAGTACCAATTTTGAGCCAAAAATTTCCGACTTTGGCCTTGCGAGGCTCATGAACCCCGTTGATACACACTTGAGCACCTTCGTGATTGAAGAGTTTGGAGATTTGGGTTATGTGGCACCAGAATACTCACGAACTTTGGTAGCTACTCCAAAGGGGGATGTTTACAGCTTCGGGGTTGTCCTCCTCGAGTTAGTTACCGGAGAAAGGCCAACTCACGTGACTAAAGCCCCTGAAAGCTTTAAGGGTAACTTGGTGGATTGGATTACTGAGCTCTCACGAAGCTCGAATTTAAAGCATGCAATCGACAAATCATTGCTAGCGAAGGGTGTTGACCACGAACTCGTGCAATTCCTTAAAGTAGCCTATAATTGCATATCCTCAAATCCTAAGGAGAGACCTTCAATGTTTGAAGTTTACCAACTTCTAAGAGCTATTGGGGAGAGATATCACTTCTCCGTTGATGCTGATATTATGTTGCCAACTGATGGTGGTGATGCTGATGACGTACGGGAGCTCATGGTCGCGCAAGATGAAACGCGATCTGACAAGTGA
- the LOC130798472 gene encoding UDP-glycosyltransferase 74G1-like isoform X1 — MENTKQPQKAHVLVVPFPGQGHINPMLQFSKRLASKGIKTTLTPTIYIAKSMHSTTIPTHHGPPIQIRPISDGYDDGGYNQAESTSAYLDDLKSHGQKTLAQLVEKLAQEGEPVKAIIYDGFLSWALHVARHFGLVGVVFFTQACTVNSVYYHVQRGLIQLPIPGSGPMMVPGAPELLPADLPSLVEIYGSYPFWFDVVLNQFSNIDQVDWVLCNTFYDMEKELNDLLKVVDWMAERWKVRTIGPTVPSYYLDKRLDYDKDYSIQLLKPNTAMYETWLANKSKASVIYVSFGSMAELSNEQYEELAWGLRNSNQNFLWAVRESEQSKLPKGFIDDVSKRGLVVGWSSQLEVLAHEAVGCFVTHCGFNSILEALCLGVPVVGIPQWTDQGTNAKLVEDVWGVGIRAKKEENGIVRREKVEECIREVMEGKKKEIKKNVAKWKMLAKEAIDEGGSSDKNIEEFVANLVES; from the exons ATGGAGAACACAAAACAACCCCAAAAAGCCCATGTTCTGGTGGTTCCATTCCCGGGCCAAGGCCACATTAACCCAATGCTTCAATTTTCCAAACGCTTAGCTTCCAAAGGTATCAAAACCACCTTAACTCCCACAATCTATATCGCCAAATCCATGCACTCCACCACCATACCTACGCATCACGGCCCGCCCATCCAAATCCGGCCCATTTCCGATGGCTATGACGACGGCGGGTACAACCAAGCTGAGTCTACATCAGCCTACTTAGATGACCTCAAATCCCACGGTCAAAAAACACTGGCCCAACTCGTGGAGAAGCTAGCCCAAGAAGGTGAACCGGTTAAAGCAATTATATATGATGGGTTCTTATCTTGGGCCTTACATGTGGCCCGCCACTTTGGCCTTGTTGGGGTGGTGTTTTTTACGCAAGCTTGTACTGTAAATAGTGTTTACTATCATGTTCAACGTGGACTTATCCAGCTACCAATACCGGGTTCTGGCCCGATGATGGTTCCTGGAGCACCGGAGCTTCTTCCGGCGGATCTTCCTTCGTTGGTTGAAATATACGGGTCATACCCGTTTTGGTTTGATGTGGTTTTGAATCAGTTTTCCAATATTGATCAAGTGGATTGGGTGTTGTGTAATACTTTCTATGATATGGAAAAAGAA tTAAATGATTTATTGAAGGTGGTTGATTGGATGGCTGAAAGGTGGAAAGTAAGAACAATTGGACCCACAGTTCCATCATATTACCTTGACAAAAGACTGGACTATGACAAAGACTATAGCATTCAACTCCTCAAGCCAAACACGGCCATGTACGAGACTTGGTTAGCCAACAAATCAAAAGCTTCAGTCATTTACGTGTCTTTTGGAAGCATGGCTGAGTTATCCAACGAACAATACGAAGAACTAGCATGGGGTTTAAGGAACAGTAACCAAAACTTCTTGTGGGCAGTAAGGGAGTCCGAGCAGTCCAAACTTCCTAAGGGATTTATAGACGATGTTTCGAAACGTGGCTTAGTAGTGGGTTGGTCGTCGCAACTTGAGGTGTTGGCTCATGAAGCGGTAGGATGTTTCGTAACACATTGTGGGTTTAACTCGATCCTCGAGGCATTGTGCCTTGGGGTTCCGGTGGTGGGAATTCCACAATGGACAGACCAAGGGACTAATGCTAAATTAGTGGAGGATGTTTGGGGAGTGGGAATAAGAGCCAAGAAAGAAGAGAATGGGATTGTGAGAAGAGAAAAGGTGGAGGAATGTATTAGGGAGGTAATGGAAGGGAAGAAAAAAGAGATTAAGAAGAATGTGGCTAAATGGAAGATGTTGGCTAAAGAAGCAATAGATGAAGGTGGAAGTTCCGATAAGAATATTGAAGAGTTTGTGGCAAATCTAGTGGAATCTTAG
- the LOC130798472 gene encoding UDP-glycosyltransferase 74G1-like isoform X2: protein MENTKQPQKAHVLVVPFPGQGHINPMLQFSKRLASKGIKTTLTPTIYIAKSMHSTTIPTHHGPPIQIRPISDGYDDGGYNQAESTSAYLDDLKSHGQKTLAQLVEKLAQEGEPVKAIIYDGFLSWALHVARHFGLVGVVFFTQACTVNSVYYHVQRGLIQLPIPGSGPMMVPGAPELLPADLPSLVEIYGSYPFWFDVVLNQFSNIDQVDWVLCNTFYDMEKEVVDWMAERWKVRTIGPTVPSYYLDKRLDYDKDYSIQLLKPNTAMYETWLANKSKASVIYVSFGSMAELSNEQYEELAWGLRNSNQNFLWAVRESEQSKLPKGFIDDVSKRGLVVGWSSQLEVLAHEAVGCFVTHCGFNSILEALCLGVPVVGIPQWTDQGTNAKLVEDVWGVGIRAKKEENGIVRREKVEECIREVMEGKKKEIKKNVAKWKMLAKEAIDEGGSSDKNIEEFVANLVES, encoded by the exons ATGGAGAACACAAAACAACCCCAAAAAGCCCATGTTCTGGTGGTTCCATTCCCGGGCCAAGGCCACATTAACCCAATGCTTCAATTTTCCAAACGCTTAGCTTCCAAAGGTATCAAAACCACCTTAACTCCCACAATCTATATCGCCAAATCCATGCACTCCACCACCATACCTACGCATCACGGCCCGCCCATCCAAATCCGGCCCATTTCCGATGGCTATGACGACGGCGGGTACAACCAAGCTGAGTCTACATCAGCCTACTTAGATGACCTCAAATCCCACGGTCAAAAAACACTGGCCCAACTCGTGGAGAAGCTAGCCCAAGAAGGTGAACCGGTTAAAGCAATTATATATGATGGGTTCTTATCTTGGGCCTTACATGTGGCCCGCCACTTTGGCCTTGTTGGGGTGGTGTTTTTTACGCAAGCTTGTACTGTAAATAGTGTTTACTATCATGTTCAACGTGGACTTATCCAGCTACCAATACCGGGTTCTGGCCCGATGATGGTTCCTGGAGCACCGGAGCTTCTTCCGGCGGATCTTCCTTCGTTGGTTGAAATATACGGGTCATACCCGTTTTGGTTTGATGTGGTTTTGAATCAGTTTTCCAATATTGATCAAGTGGATTGGGTGTTGTGTAATACTTTCTATGATATGGAAAAAGAA GTGGTTGATTGGATGGCTGAAAGGTGGAAAGTAAGAACAATTGGACCCACAGTTCCATCATATTACCTTGACAAAAGACTGGACTATGACAAAGACTATAGCATTCAACTCCTCAAGCCAAACACGGCCATGTACGAGACTTGGTTAGCCAACAAATCAAAAGCTTCAGTCATTTACGTGTCTTTTGGAAGCATGGCTGAGTTATCCAACGAACAATACGAAGAACTAGCATGGGGTTTAAGGAACAGTAACCAAAACTTCTTGTGGGCAGTAAGGGAGTCCGAGCAGTCCAAACTTCCTAAGGGATTTATAGACGATGTTTCGAAACGTGGCTTAGTAGTGGGTTGGTCGTCGCAACTTGAGGTGTTGGCTCATGAAGCGGTAGGATGTTTCGTAACACATTGTGGGTTTAACTCGATCCTCGAGGCATTGTGCCTTGGGGTTCCGGTGGTGGGAATTCCACAATGGACAGACCAAGGGACTAATGCTAAATTAGTGGAGGATGTTTGGGGAGTGGGAATAAGAGCCAAGAAAGAAGAGAATGGGATTGTGAGAAGAGAAAAGGTGGAGGAATGTATTAGGGAGGTAATGGAAGGGAAGAAAAAAGAGATTAAGAAGAATGTGGCTAAATGGAAGATGTTGGCTAAAGAAGCAATAGATGAAGGTGGAAGTTCCGATAAGAATATTGAAGAGTTTGTGGCAAATCTAGTGGAATCTTAG
- the LOC130798473 gene encoding UDP-glycosyltransferase 74G1-like: MENPKKAHKAHVLVVPYPSQGHINPMLQFSKRLAKKSIKATLAPTICFSKFMQTTEISTGYNTSIQIRPISDGYDEGGYLSAESIPAYLDSFRTQGPKTLIQLIDKLKEEGDPIKAIIYDGLLPWVLDVAKKSRLLSVLFFTETCSVNSIYYHVQRGLIKLPIMGSGSGLVSVPGAAELQVWEAPSLVQDYDSYTVWFDGVLEQFSVIDQVDWVLCNIFYDMEKEVVDWMSKMWKVGTIGPTIPSYYLDKRLEEDNDYSFTRFKPKVDSCIKWLDTKPKGSIIYASFGSLAKLSPQQFEELAWGLKNCGYNFLWVVRELEQPKLPKGYIDEISGLGLVVSWTSQLEVLAHDATGCFVTHCGFNSVLEALCLGVPIVGVPHWGDQGTNAKFVEDVWGIGVRVKKDEMGIVKREELVKCVREVMEGEKKNEICKNLAKYKKLAREAIDEGGSSNKIIDEFVEYLIRE; this comes from the exons ATGGAGAACCCGAAAAAAGCCCATAAAGCCCATGTTCTGGTGGTTCCATACCCGAGTCAAGGCCACATTAACCCGATGCTTCAATTCTCGAAACGCTTAGCTAAGAAATCCATAAAAGCAACCTTAGCACCAACAATATGTTTTTCCAAATTCATGCAAACTACAGAAATCTCTACTGGATATAACACATCGATCCAAATCCGACCCATATCCGACGGATATGACGAGGGTGGGTACCTCTCGGCTGAGTCCATACCCGCTTACTTGGATAGTTTTCGGACCCAGGGTCCGAAAACCCTGATCCAACTGATAGACAAACTAAAAGAGGAAGGTGACCCGATTAAGGCAATTATATATGATGGGTTATTGCCTTGGGTTTTGGATGTGGCCAAGAAATCTAGGCTTCTTTCAGTGTTGTTTTTCACTGAGACTTGTTCAGTGaatagtatatattatcatgtccAACGTGGGTTGATTAAGCTCCCAATTATGGGTTCTGGGTCAGGTCTAGTTTCGGTTCCTGGAGCCGCAGAGCTCCAAGTGTGGGAGGCCCCGTCGCTGGTACAGGATTATGATTCGTATACGGTTTGGTTTGATGGGGTGTTGGAGCAGTTCTCTGTTATTGATCAAGTTGATTGGGTGTTGTGCAATATTTTCTATGATATGGAGAAAGAG GTAGTCGATTGGATGTCCAAAATGTGGAAAGTGGGAACTATAGGACCAACAATTCCATCATACTACCTTGACAAAAGACTAGAAGAAGACAATGACTATAGCTTCACTCGATTCAAGCCAAAAGTAGACTCATGCATAAAATGGCTAGACACTAAACCAAAAGGCTCCATCATCTATGCATCTTTTGGAAGTTTGGCAAAGTTATCCCCTCAACAATTTGAAGAACTTGCATGGGGTTTAAAAAATTGTGGCTATAATTTCCTATGGGTTGTAAGAGAATTGGAGCAACCCAAACTACCAAAAGGGTACATAGACGAGATTTCGGGCTTGGGCCTAGTTGTGAGTTGGACCTCTCAATTAGAGGTCTTGGCCCATGATGCAACAGGATGTTTCGTGACACATTGTGGGTTTAATTCGGTTCTTGAAGCATTGTGTCTTGGTGTGCCAATAGTGGGTGTTCCACATTGGGGTGATCAAGGGACTAATGCTAAGTTTGTGGAGGATGTTTGGGGGATTGGTGTTAGAGTTAAGAAGGATGAGATGGGGATTGTGAAAAGAGAGGAATTGGTGAAGTGTGTAAGAGAGGTTATGGAAGGTGAGAAAAAGAATGAAATTTGCAAGAATTTGGCTAAGTATAAAAAATTGGCTAGAGAGGCAATAGATGAAGGTGGGAGTTCTAATAAGATTATTGATGAGTTTGTGGAATATTTGATTAGGGAGTAG
- the LOC130798475 gene encoding acyl-coenzyme A thioesterase 2, chloroplastic isoform X1 yields MENSELSSTNFISVFSNLPKPFENNSEGDGNHKPLSLWPGMYHSPVTIALWETRSRIFEVMNDPSIDHPPQTQLLTKTPSQSRMTVLYNFSSDFILREQYRDPWNEMRIGKLLEDLDALAGTISVTHCSDDDFTTRPLLLVTASVDRIVLKKPISVDSDLRISGSVIWVGMSSIEIQLDVSQATEGSSASDSIALTANFIFVARDSKTRKAAPVNRLSPETEKEKQLFEDAEARSKFRKRKRGQNQRYYSDGEVHRLAALLSEGRIFCDMPALADRNSILLRDTRLANSLICQPQQRNIHGRIFGGFLMHRAFELAFSTAYAFAGVRPSFLEVDHVDFLKPVDVGDFLRLKSCVLYTEVEDPEHPLINVEVEAHVTRPELRSSEVSNTFYFTFTICPEAKADKNKINIRNVVTATEEEARHILERKDSKALQGIKVC; encoded by the exons ATGGAGAATTCTGAATTATCATCAACAAATTTTATATCAGTTTTCTCAAATTTGCCAAAACCATTTGAGAATAATAGTGAAGGTGATGGAAATCATAAGCCTTTGAGTTTGTGGCCTGGAATGTATCATTCACCAGTAACAATTGCATTATGGGAAACAAGGTCTAGGATATTTGAAGTTATGAATGACCCTTCAATTGATCATCCTCCGCAAACCCAACTGCTAACCAAGACTCCTTCTCAATCTAGAATGACtgttttgtataatttttcttCTGATTTTATTCTAAGAGAACAGTATAGAGATCCTTGGAATGAGATGAGGATTGGGAAATTACTTGAAGATCTTGATGCTCTTGCTGGTACTATCTCTGTCACG CATTGTtctgatgatgacttcactacAAGGCCATTGTTGCTAGTTACGGCTTCTGTTGACAGGATTGTTTTGAAGAAGCCAATCAGTGTAGACAGTGATTTGAGGATTTCTGGCTCAGTCATATGGGTCGGGATGTCCTCAATTGAGATTCAACTGGATGTTAGTCAGGCCACTGAAG GCTCTTCTGCTTCAGATTCAATTGCGCTTACAGCTAACTTTATTTTCGTGGCCCGGGACTCAAAGACACGGAAAGCTGCTCCAGTTAACAGGCTCTCTCCTGAAACTgaaaaggaaaaacaattaTTTGAAGATGCAGAAGCAAGGAGCAAAtttaggaaaagaaaaagaggacAAAATCAAAGGTATTATTCTGATGGGGAAGTACATCGATTAGCAGCTCTTTTATCTGAAGGGCGCATCTTTTGTGATATGCCAGCGCTGGCAGATAGAAATAGCATTCTTTTGAGGGACACCCGTCTTGCAAACTCTTTGATATGCCAGCCTCAGCAGAGAAACATTCATGGTAGGATCTTTGGAGGGTTTCTGATGCACAGAGCATTTGAGCTTGCTTTCTCTACCGCATATGCATTTGCAGGCGTGAGGCCATCCTTTCTTGAAGTTGATCATGTTGACTTCTTGAAACCT GTGGATGTTGGTGATTTTTTGCGTCTCAAATCATGTGTCCTCTACACTGAAGTGGAAGATCCAGAACATCCTCTAATAAATGTCGAGGTTGAAGCTCATGTTACAAGGCCTGAACTCAGGTCAAGTGAG GTTTCCAACACATTCTACTTCACATTCACCATTTGTCCAGAAGCAAAAGCagacaaaaacaaaatcaatattcGCAACGTCGTAACAGCCACAGAAGAAGAAGCACGTCATATCTTAGAGCGAAAAGATTCGAAGGCCTTGCAAGGTATTAAAGTGTGCTAA
- the LOC130798475 gene encoding acyl-coenzyme A thioesterase 2, chloroplastic isoform X2 gives MENSELSSTNFISVFSNLPKPFENNSEGDGNHKPLSLWPGMYHSPVTIALWETRSRIFEVMNDPSIDHPPQTQLLTKTPSQSRMTVLYNFSSDFILREQYRDPWNEMRIGKLLEDLDALAGSSASDSIALTANFIFVARDSKTRKAAPVNRLSPETEKEKQLFEDAEARSKFRKRKRGQNQRYYSDGEVHRLAALLSEGRIFCDMPALADRNSILLRDTRLANSLICQPQQRNIHGRIFGGFLMHRAFELAFSTAYAFAGVRPSFLEVDHVDFLKPVDVGDFLRLKSCVLYTEVEDPEHPLINVEVEAHVTRPELRSSEVSNTFYFTFTICPEAKADKNKINIRNVVTATEEEARHILERKDSKALQGIKVC, from the exons ATGGAGAATTCTGAATTATCATCAACAAATTTTATATCAGTTTTCTCAAATTTGCCAAAACCATTTGAGAATAATAGTGAAGGTGATGGAAATCATAAGCCTTTGAGTTTGTGGCCTGGAATGTATCATTCACCAGTAACAATTGCATTATGGGAAACAAGGTCTAGGATATTTGAAGTTATGAATGACCCTTCAATTGATCATCCTCCGCAAACCCAACTGCTAACCAAGACTCCTTCTCAATCTAGAATGACtgttttgtataatttttcttCTGATTTTATTCTAAGAGAACAGTATAGAGATCCTTGGAATGAGATGAGGATTGGGAAATTACTTGAAGATCTTGATGCTCTTGCTG GCTCTTCTGCTTCAGATTCAATTGCGCTTACAGCTAACTTTATTTTCGTGGCCCGGGACTCAAAGACACGGAAAGCTGCTCCAGTTAACAGGCTCTCTCCTGAAACTgaaaaggaaaaacaattaTTTGAAGATGCAGAAGCAAGGAGCAAAtttaggaaaagaaaaagaggacAAAATCAAAGGTATTATTCTGATGGGGAAGTACATCGATTAGCAGCTCTTTTATCTGAAGGGCGCATCTTTTGTGATATGCCAGCGCTGGCAGATAGAAATAGCATTCTTTTGAGGGACACCCGTCTTGCAAACTCTTTGATATGCCAGCCTCAGCAGAGAAACATTCATGGTAGGATCTTTGGAGGGTTTCTGATGCACAGAGCATTTGAGCTTGCTTTCTCTACCGCATATGCATTTGCAGGCGTGAGGCCATCCTTTCTTGAAGTTGATCATGTTGACTTCTTGAAACCT GTGGATGTTGGTGATTTTTTGCGTCTCAAATCATGTGTCCTCTACACTGAAGTGGAAGATCCAGAACATCCTCTAATAAATGTCGAGGTTGAAGCTCATGTTACAAGGCCTGAACTCAGGTCAAGTGAG GTTTCCAACACATTCTACTTCACATTCACCATTTGTCCAGAAGCAAAAGCagacaaaaacaaaatcaatattcGCAACGTCGTAACAGCCACAGAAGAAGAAGCACGTCATATCTTAGAGCGAAAAGATTCGAAGGCCTTGCAAGGTATTAAAGTGTGCTAA
- the LOC130798475 gene encoding acyl-coenzyme A thioesterase 2, chloroplastic isoform X3 has translation MLLLHCSDDDFTTRPLLLVTASVDRIVLKKPISVDSDLRISGSVIWVGMSSIEIQLDVSQATEGSSASDSIALTANFIFVARDSKTRKAAPVNRLSPETEKEKQLFEDAEARSKFRKRKRGQNQRYYSDGEVHRLAALLSEGRIFCDMPALADRNSILLRDTRLANSLICQPQQRNIHGRIFGGFLMHRAFELAFSTAYAFAGVRPSFLEVDHVDFLKPVDVGDFLRLKSCVLYTEVEDPEHPLINVEVEAHVTRPELRSSEVSNTFYFTFTICPEAKADKNKINIRNVVTATEEEARHILERKDSKALQGIKVC, from the exons ATGCTCTTGCTG CATTGTtctgatgatgacttcactacAAGGCCATTGTTGCTAGTTACGGCTTCTGTTGACAGGATTGTTTTGAAGAAGCCAATCAGTGTAGACAGTGATTTGAGGATTTCTGGCTCAGTCATATGGGTCGGGATGTCCTCAATTGAGATTCAACTGGATGTTAGTCAGGCCACTGAAG GCTCTTCTGCTTCAGATTCAATTGCGCTTACAGCTAACTTTATTTTCGTGGCCCGGGACTCAAAGACACGGAAAGCTGCTCCAGTTAACAGGCTCTCTCCTGAAACTgaaaaggaaaaacaattaTTTGAAGATGCAGAAGCAAGGAGCAAAtttaggaaaagaaaaagaggacAAAATCAAAGGTATTATTCTGATGGGGAAGTACATCGATTAGCAGCTCTTTTATCTGAAGGGCGCATCTTTTGTGATATGCCAGCGCTGGCAGATAGAAATAGCATTCTTTTGAGGGACACCCGTCTTGCAAACTCTTTGATATGCCAGCCTCAGCAGAGAAACATTCATGGTAGGATCTTTGGAGGGTTTCTGATGCACAGAGCATTTGAGCTTGCTTTCTCTACCGCATATGCATTTGCAGGCGTGAGGCCATCCTTTCTTGAAGTTGATCATGTTGACTTCTTGAAACCT GTGGATGTTGGTGATTTTTTGCGTCTCAAATCATGTGTCCTCTACACTGAAGTGGAAGATCCAGAACATCCTCTAATAAATGTCGAGGTTGAAGCTCATGTTACAAGGCCTGAACTCAGGTCAAGTGAG GTTTCCAACACATTCTACTTCACATTCACCATTTGTCCAGAAGCAAAAGCagacaaaaacaaaatcaatattcGCAACGTCGTAACAGCCACAGAAGAAGAAGCACGTCATATCTTAGAGCGAAAAGATTCGAAGGCCTTGCAAGGTATTAAAGTGTGCTAA